A stretch of Syntrophorhabdus sp. DNA encodes these proteins:
- a CDS encoding transcriptional regulator, giving the protein MSYKFDSLLIILNRIDSGKRVTADSLMEELEVSKRTVHRYITTLQTANFPIEYDREKRTYTFTGGYTLKKPNLSIEETLAFSLARKMLGNFGPGMEKSLGSIEEKLAVAHKLDLNHIVLSPDTVPPGTEHYITPIHRAIIDHRRIEMTYKGFYARKATRSEVDPYYLFFSNGIWYFRGYYHADKAARTFALDRIQSLTVLDRHFAPPNLTPEEEVSGGFGAFIDGEPVDVVLRFDETYRPLIMRKTWHPSQQHRELPDGRIEMTFRVNGILGIGTWIHQWIPHVEIVTPKELRDAFLDDLENAMEKHGKKK; this is encoded by the coding sequence ATGTCGTACAAATTCGATTCGTTATTGATCATCCTGAACAGGATAGACAGCGGGAAACGGGTCACGGCCGATTCACTCATGGAAGAGCTGGAAGTGAGCAAGCGGACGGTGCACAGGTACATCACCACCCTGCAAACCGCAAACTTCCCCATCGAATATGACCGCGAGAAGAGGACGTACACCTTCACCGGCGGGTACACCCTGAAGAAGCCGAACCTCTCCATCGAGGAAACCCTGGCCTTTTCCCTCGCCCGGAAGATGCTGGGCAACTTCGGCCCGGGGATGGAAAAAAGCCTGGGAAGCATCGAAGAAAAGCTTGCCGTTGCCCACAAACTGGACCTCAATCACATCGTTCTCTCTCCCGATACGGTCCCGCCCGGCACGGAACACTATATCACACCCATCCACCGGGCGATCATAGACCACCGAAGGATCGAGATGACCTACAAGGGCTTCTACGCCAGGAAGGCCACCCGCAGCGAGGTCGATCCCTACTACCTCTTCTTCTCGAACGGCATCTGGTACTTCAGGGGCTATTACCACGCCGACAAGGCGGCGAGGACCTTCGCCCTCGACCGTATCCAGTCCCTGACCGTGCTGGACAGGCATTTTGCTCCCCCGAACCTCACCCCGGAAGAGGAGGTCTCTGGAGGCTTCGGCGCTTTCATTGACGGCGAACCCGTCGACGTGGTCCTGAGGTTCGACGAAACCTACAGACCCCTCATCATGAGAAAGACCTGGCACCCCAGTCAGCAGCATCGTGAACTCCCCGACGGCCGTATCGAAATGACCTTCAGGGTGAACGGCATCCTCGGCATCGGCACCTGGATCCACCAGTGGATCCCCCACGTGGAGATCGTCACGCCGAAAGAACTGCGCGACGCCTTCCTGGACGACCTAGAAAACGCCATGGAGAAGCACGGGAAGAAGAAATAG
- a CDS encoding OmpA family protein, which produces MNKIVILLAGLGVSVLLTGCATRSTVVLIPDPDGNVGQVVVTNDRGQQVLNEANQSVTVAGRNAAPGKVTTMTTNEVQAVFSDALAARPAPPARFILYFLLDSDVLTRESKAIVPDVLATIRKRGSVDVVISGHTDTVGTKEHNYKLGLDRTKAIHDILVAKGVAISSITATSHGEGNPLVKTGDNVREPRNRRVEIVVK; this is translated from the coding sequence ATGAACAAGATCGTTATCCTCCTTGCAGGTTTGGGTGTGTCTGTGCTTCTCACGGGCTGTGCCACGAGGAGCACGGTCGTGCTGATCCCTGACCCCGATGGGAATGTCGGACAGGTGGTCGTAACGAACGATCGGGGGCAGCAGGTCCTGAACGAGGCGAATCAGTCGGTGACCGTGGCGGGCAGGAACGCGGCGCCCGGTAAGGTAACGACCATGACGACCAACGAGGTCCAGGCCGTGTTTTCCGATGCCCTGGCCGCGCGGCCCGCTCCGCCCGCGCGATTCATACTTTACTTCCTCCTCGATTCGGATGTGTTGACCCGGGAGTCAAAGGCGATCGTCCCCGATGTCCTCGCGACCATCCGAAAGAGGGGTTCTGTCGACGTCGTCATATCCGGGCACACGGACACGGTCGGCACGAAGGAGCACAACTACAAGCTCGGTCTTGACCGGACGAAGGCGATCCACGACATCCTGGTGGCGAAAGGTGTGGCCATCTCCAGCATCACCGCCACCTCGCATGGCGAAGGAAACCCTCTCGTCAAGACGGGCGACAACGTTCGGGAACCGAGGAACCGGAGGGTCGAGATAGTCGTAAAGTAG
- a CDS encoding nitric oxide synthase codes for MKKVLIAYFSLTGKTRTMAEYIAEGVRISGHDAEARKISEIASEKDMEGYDGYIFGCPTYHRDMTDNMKTFLFLARNAGLAGKAGGAFGSHTHSGDAPGYIFDTMEHVFRMNMVSLGPFLLKEHIVDTDEGLRACQQYGRAVGEMLGV; via the coding sequence ATGAAGAAAGTCCTCATCGCTTATTTCAGCCTCACCGGCAAGACAAGGACGATGGCGGAGTACATCGCGGAGGGTGTCCGCATCAGCGGCCATGACGCCGAGGCGAGGAAGATCTCCGAGATCGCCAGCGAAAAGGACATGGAAGGATACGACGGGTATATCTTCGGTTGCCCCACCTACCACAGGGACATGACGGACAACATGAAGACCTTTCTCTTCCTGGCGAGGAATGCCGGCCTGGCCGGCAAGGCGGGAGGGGCTTTCGGGTCCCACACGCACAGCGGGGACGCCCCGGGATACATATTCGACACCATGGAGCATGTCTTCAGGATGAACATGGTGAGCCTCGGTCCCTTTCTCCTGAAAGAGCACATCGTCGACACCGATGAAGGACTGCGCGCCTGTCAGCAATACGGCAGGGCCGTGGGTGAAATGCTGGGGGTTTGA
- a CDS encoding VanZ family protein, with protein sequence MNTVRLRFSTHWTVLGLVYVAAVVYLSLAPAPPHDVLPYLQVDKAAHFSAYTFLMLWFGQIYHERPVALLIASGLVMLGIFLEVLQGLSGYRTFEYTDMAANTLGVASGFWIARTKFGGLLHALEVFLVRSRN encoded by the coding sequence ATGAATACGGTCAGGCTCAGGTTTTCGACACATTGGACCGTTCTCGGATTGGTCTATGTTGCCGCTGTCGTTTACCTTTCCCTGGCACCCGCACCGCCACACGATGTCCTGCCTTATCTTCAGGTCGACAAGGCCGCGCATTTTTCCGCCTACACGTTCCTTATGCTCTGGTTCGGCCAGATATACCATGAACGGCCTGTCGCTCTTCTTATCGCGTCAGGGCTTGTCATGCTGGGTATATTCCTTGAGGTCCTTCAGGGCCTGAGCGGCTACCGAACGTTCGAATACACCGATATGGCGGCAAACACCCTTGGTGTCGCTTCAGGATTCTGGATCGCCCGAACGAAGTTCGGAGGTCTTCTCCACGCTTTGGAAGTGTTCCTGGTCCGGTCCAGAAACTGA
- a CDS encoding mechanosensitive ion channel: MPQIPPLYLQILQKLAISIVVVCLAVVVSRVAARLLRKRAQGDPQMQTLSVLVRKITYILAVVIILVVVFELGSNFATVLGILGAGVAFASQEVIGSFAGYLNIITGNIFRIGDRIRIGNVVGDVLDISLLRTTVMEIGEWVKADQYTGRIVSLANRVVFSDPVFNYTQHSRYLWDEIMVPVTYDTNWRRAVEIILAKGQGLTRGFHAEARAEFEEMARKYPSLPAVPVEPAVYIAMTDNWIELTLRYIVEARERRSIKAEIHGELLKSFGEEPEITVASVTVDIVKFPPLRTNDRAPQSSIP, encoded by the coding sequence GTGCCGCAGATTCCACCGCTCTATCTTCAGATACTGCAGAAACTGGCCATTTCGATCGTTGTTGTCTGCCTTGCCGTTGTCGTGAGCCGTGTTGCCGCAAGACTCCTGAGAAAGCGCGCCCAGGGTGATCCTCAAATGCAGACGTTGAGTGTCCTCGTCCGCAAGATCACCTACATTTTGGCTGTCGTGATCATTCTCGTGGTGGTCTTCGAGCTGGGGAGCAACTTCGCGACCGTCCTCGGCATTCTGGGGGCCGGTGTCGCCTTTGCCTCGCAGGAGGTGATAGGTTCCTTTGCCGGCTACCTGAACATAATCACCGGGAACATATTCAGGATCGGCGACAGGATACGGATAGGCAATGTCGTCGGTGACGTGCTCGACATAAGCCTTTTGCGGACCACGGTCATGGAGATAGGCGAATGGGTCAAGGCGGACCAGTATACGGGCAGGATAGTGAGCCTGGCGAACCGCGTGGTCTTCTCGGACCCCGTTTTCAATTACACCCAGCATTCGCGGTACCTTTGGGACGAGATAATGGTCCCCGTCACGTATGACACGAACTGGCGGCGCGCCGTCGAGATCATCCTCGCAAAGGGGCAGGGGCTGACACGGGGATTTCATGCGGAGGCGAGGGCGGAATTCGAAGAGATGGCAAGGAAATATCCCTCTCTCCCCGCGGTCCCCGTGGAGCCGGCCGTCTACATTGCCATGACGGACAACTGGATCGAGCTGACACTGCGCTACATCGTGGAAGCCAGGGAGCGCAGATCGATAAAGGCAGAGATCCACGGGGAGCTCCTCAAGTCTTTCGGCGAAGAGCCGGAGATCACCGTGGCCTCGGTGACCGTCGATATCGTGAAGTTTCCGCCGTTGAGGACGAATGACCGCGCCCCGCAGTCCTCTATCCCATGA
- a CDS encoding dodecin domain-containing protein, with protein MGDNISRVYVVSELVGTSTVSWEDAARRAIETAAKSVKDLRVGEVVKLDVTVEDGKIVSYRVRLNVSFKFHREIAWYEEIRGGC; from the coding sequence ATGGGAGACAACATAAGCAGGGTATACGTTGTGAGCGAGCTTGTCGGCACCAGCACCGTTTCGTGGGAAGATGCGGCCAGGAGGGCCATAGAGACGGCCGCGAAGAGCGTTAAGGACCTTCGGGTCGGCGAGGTGGTGAAGCTGGACGTGACGGTGGAAGACGGAAAGATCGTAAGCTACCGGGTGAGACTCAATGTCTCCTTCAAGTTCCACCGGGAGATCGCCTGGTACGAGGAAATTCGCGGCGGCTGCTGA
- a CDS encoding LapA family protein gives MKIRTFLLVVIIAAVAAFVALNWNSFLAPTTLSLGVSVVQAPLGLVMLGLLVLLAALFLIFVVYLQTSFLIEARRNAKELQAKQELADKAEVSRLTELRGYLEEELKRQADLDAESRAAILTRLDQLDSDVRSTLEQTGNTLSAYLDELEDRLERQGLTSRQDRPE, from the coding sequence ATGAAGATCCGCACATTTTTGCTGGTGGTCATCATCGCGGCGGTTGCCGCTTTCGTCGCTCTCAACTGGAACTCGTTCCTTGCCCCGACGACCCTTTCCCTGGGGGTTTCCGTTGTTCAGGCCCCGTTGGGATTGGTCATGCTTGGGCTTCTGGTTCTCCTCGCGGCGCTGTTTCTCATATTCGTGGTCTACCTGCAGACCTCGTTTCTCATCGAAGCCCGCCGCAACGCGAAGGAACTGCAGGCAAAACAAGAGCTTGCCGATAAGGCTGAGGTCTCCAGGCTGACGGAATTGCGCGGGTATCTGGAGGAAGAACTGAAAAGACAGGCGGACCTGGATGCCGAGTCGAGGGCCGCCATTCTGACCAGGCTGGACCAACTCGACAGTGATGTTCGCTCCACCCTGGAGCAGACGGGGAACACCCTTTCCGCGTACCTGGACGAACTGGAGGACCGGCTGGAAAGACAGGGCCTGACATCACGGCAGGACAGGCCCGAATAA
- a CDS encoding GxxExxY protein translates to MKQKSFDHDEEILTQINARIRRGVADPEEAALDVNRIVKTASDAVIEVNRELGSGFPDKVYENALMLELRKQGLRGRSHVPVKVKYKGVDVGDYFADVIVEDQVVIDIMTVEKIQKQHEVDLIGILKATNYKIGLIVNFVNQKAEIRRIVV, encoded by the coding sequence ATGAAACAGAAATCCTTTGATCACGACGAAGAGATCCTGACCCAGATCAACGCGCGGATAAGGAGGGGCGTTGCCGACCCCGAAGAGGCGGCGCTGGATGTCAACAGGATCGTCAAGACGGCGAGCGATGCCGTCATAGAGGTCAACAGGGAGCTTGGCAGCGGTTTCCCGGACAAGGTGTACGAGAATGCCCTCATGCTGGAGTTGAGGAAGCAGGGATTGAGGGGCAGAAGCCACGTACCGGTGAAGGTGAAGTACAAAGGTGTCGACGTGGGTGACTACTTTGCCGATGTTATTGTGGAAGACCAGGTCGTTATCGATATCATGACCGTGGAGAAGATACAGAAACAGCACGAAGTGGACCTTATCGGTATACTCAAGGCGACCAATTACAAGATCGGGCTTATCGTGAACTTCGTCAACCAGAAGGCGGAGATACGCAGGATAGTGGTGTAG